A single Endozoicomonas sp. NE40 DNA region contains:
- the lhgO gene encoding L-2-hydroxyglutarate oxidase — translation MAKYSLWLGWKLMVADRLWVCLPVVLVAGKEDAVIQRMKALYKRCQENGIEVEWLDAKALKEREPNITGVGALYVKATGIVDYKQVTRAMARCFEQLGGEVQLRSNVVFMEETSHCIRLEVQNDSGHQELMARYLVCCSGLMADRTTRMLGIRTDFQIIPYRGEYYQLAPQHNHIVNHLIYPIPDPDLPFLGVHLTRMMDGSVTVGPNAVQGWKREGYGRINLSLKDMRDMLTFAGFWRAARNNLVTGLKETIDSFWKPGYLRRVQKYCPQLKLSDLKPYPAGIRAQAVMRDGTMVHDFFFAESARSLHVCNAPSPAACMSAMRRRPQPPLPFPLVTISASR, via the coding sequence GTGGCTAAGTACAGCCTATGGTTGGGCTGGAAGCTTATGGTGGCTGACCGTTTGTGGGTTTGTTTACCTGTTGTTCTGGTGGCAGGTAAAGAGGATGCAGTGATTCAGCGTATGAAAGCGCTGTATAAACGCTGTCAGGAAAACGGTATCGAAGTGGAATGGCTTGATGCGAAAGCGTTAAAGGAACGTGAACCGAACATTACCGGGGTTGGTGCTCTCTATGTAAAAGCGACGGGAATTGTCGACTACAAACAGGTGACCAGGGCCATGGCGCGCTGTTTTGAGCAGCTGGGTGGTGAGGTTCAGTTGCGCTCCAACGTCGTCTTTATGGAGGAGACGTCTCACTGCATCCGTCTGGAAGTACAGAATGACTCCGGACATCAGGAGTTAATGGCACGTTATCTGGTGTGTTGCAGTGGCTTAATGGCTGACCGAACGACACGCATGCTTGGAATCAGGACAGACTTTCAGATTATTCCTTACCGGGGCGAGTATTATCAGCTGGCTCCACAGCATAATCATATCGTCAACCATCTGATCTATCCGATTCCTGATCCGGACCTGCCATTTCTGGGTGTGCATCTGACCCGTATGATGGATGGTTCTGTGACCGTGGGTCCCAATGCGGTGCAGGGCTGGAAGCGAGAAGGGTATGGGCGTATCAACCTGAGCCTGAAGGATATGCGGGATATGCTGACGTTTGCCGGGTTCTGGCGGGCTGCCCGGAATAACCTGGTCACAGGGCTGAAAGAGACGATCGATTCTTTCTGGAAACCGGGCTATCTCCGGCGGGTGCAGAAATACTGCCCCCAGCTGAAACTGTCAGACCTTAAACCCTACCCGGCAGGTATTCGGGCTCAGGCGGTGATGAGAGACGGTACTATGGTCCATGACTTTTTTTTTGCAGAAAGCGCCCGCAGCCTGCATGTCTGCAATGCGCCGTCGCCCGCAGCCTGCATGTCTGCAATGCGCCGTCGCCCGCAGCCACCTCTGCCATTCCCATTGGTGACTATATCTGCCAGCAGGTGA
- a CDS encoding DUF599 domain-containing protein — MIEGLGSVGTTLDWIALLALVVLWVGYTAFAYHKGKETPCLASVLALYRRDWMYRLLGRDNRIADASLLQSLRASVSFFASTSILIIAGLVTGIAASEEAVGVLSTIPFVTTNTRELWELKVLVMLVIFVYTFFEFTWSLRLYNFTCVLFGSAPLCKDVDGHKTRQGVFATRSAHIMTLAANHFNYGLRAYYFSMATLAWFIHPGLFIGAAALVVIILYRREFHSSVLDALAVSERETHF; from the coding sequence ATGATAGAAGGACTTGGATCGGTTGGTACGACGCTTGACTGGATAGCCCTGCTTGCACTGGTGGTTCTATGGGTGGGCTATACCGCGTTTGCGTACCACAAGGGTAAGGAAACCCCCTGTCTTGCCAGTGTTCTGGCATTGTACCGGCGTGACTGGATGTACCGGCTGCTGGGACGTGATAACCGTATTGCGGATGCCAGCCTGTTACAGAGCCTCCGAGCCAGCGTCAGTTTCTTTGCCTCTACGAGTATTCTGATTATTGCCGGCCTGGTGACAGGGATTGCCGCTTCAGAAGAAGCGGTGGGTGTGCTTTCAACCATTCCTTTTGTGACAACCAATACCCGTGAGCTCTGGGAGCTTAAAGTGTTGGTGATGCTGGTGATTTTTGTTTATACCTTTTTCGAGTTTACCTGGAGCCTGCGGCTGTATAACTTTACCTGTGTACTCTTTGGCAGCGCGCCGCTGTGTAAAGATGTTGATGGTCATAAAACCCGGCAGGGCGTTTTTGCTACCCGTTCTGCCCATATTATGACCCTGGCAGCCAATCACTTTAACTACGGTTTGCGCGCCTATTACTTTTCTATGGCAACGCTGGCGTGGTTTATTCATCCGGGCCTGTTTATCGGGGCTGCGGCACTGGTCGTGATTATTCTGTACCGTCGGGAGTTCCACTCATCGGTGCTGGACGCCCTGGCGGTCAGCGAGCGGGAAACGCACTTCTGA
- the htpG gene encoding molecular chaperone HtpG, producing MTVEAQKETLGFQTEVKQLLHLMIHSLYSNREIFLRELVSNASDAADKLRFEALHNGSLLESDPNLDIRISFDKDAKTVTIADNGIGMDREGVISHLGTIAKSGTADFLKNLTGDQKKDSQLIGQFGVGFYSAFIVADKVTVETRKADAATDEAVRWVSDGSGEFTVETIEKEKRGTSIILHLKPEAEEFADGWRLRNIIRKYSDHISLPILMLKEEAPAAEGEEEKQEDKTPEWETVNTAKALWTRSRSEISDEEYKEFYKHISHDFTDPMKWSHNRVEGKLEYNSLLFIPAKAPFDLYNRDMQKGLKLYVQRVYIMDQADEFLPMYLRFIKGVVDSNDLSLNVSREILQKDPAVESMKTALTKRVLDMLEKMAKKEPEQYAEFWTEFGQVLKEGPAEDYANREKVAKLLRFATTESDSATQDQNLEGYVSRMKEGQDKIYYITADTHNAAANSPHLEVFRKKGVEVLLLSDRVDEWLMSHMQEFDGKQFADIARGDLDLGTLDNEDDKKALEESAKEKEDLLKRIKDALGDSVEEVRVTHRLTDSPACLVVGQFDMGAQMRRIMEAAGQAVPESKPIFEINPEHPLITRLDQESDEDRFVDLSKVVFDQASLAAGGQLDDPASYVQRLNKLLLEMAE from the coding sequence ATGACTGTCGAAGCCCAGAAAGAAACATTAGGTTTTCAGACTGAAGTAAAGCAGCTGCTTCACCTGATGATTCACTCCCTGTACTCCAACCGTGAAATTTTCCTGCGTGAGCTGGTCTCCAACGCTTCCGATGCGGCCGACAAGCTGCGATTCGAAGCCTTGCACAATGGTAGCCTGCTGGAATCTGACCCGAATCTGGATATCCGCATCAGTTTCGATAAGGACGCGAAAACGGTCACTATTGCCGACAACGGCATTGGTATGGATCGTGAGGGTGTGATTTCCCATCTGGGTACGATTGCCAAGTCCGGTACAGCCGATTTCCTGAAAAACCTGACCGGTGACCAGAAGAAAGATTCTCAGCTGATTGGTCAGTTTGGTGTCGGCTTCTACTCTGCCTTTATCGTGGCGGACAAAGTCACCGTTGAAACCCGCAAAGCTGATGCGGCAACCGACGAGGCTGTACGCTGGGTATCTGATGGTTCCGGTGAGTTTACTGTTGAAACCATCGAGAAAGAGAAGCGCGGCACCAGCATCATCCTGCACCTGAAGCCGGAAGCTGAAGAGTTTGCTGATGGCTGGCGTCTGCGCAACATCATTCGCAAATACTCTGATCATATCTCCCTGCCGATCCTGATGCTGAAAGAAGAGGCTCCTGCGGCAGAAGGCGAAGAAGAAAAGCAGGAAGACAAAACACCTGAATGGGAAACCGTTAACACGGCCAAGGCGCTGTGGACCCGCTCCCGCTCCGAGATTTCTGACGAAGAATACAAAGAGTTCTACAAACACATCAGCCACGACTTCACCGATCCGATGAAGTGGAGCCACAACCGTGTTGAGGGCAAGCTGGAATACAACAGCCTGCTGTTTATCCCGGCGAAGGCACCGTTTGACCTGTATAACCGTGATATGCAGAAAGGACTCAAGCTTTACGTCCAGCGTGTGTACATCATGGATCAGGCGGATGAATTCCTGCCAATGTACCTGCGTTTCATCAAGGGTGTGGTGGATTCTAACGACCTGTCCCTGAACGTATCCCGTGAAATTTTGCAGAAAGACCCGGCGGTTGAAAGCATGAAGACTGCGCTGACCAAGCGTGTTCTGGATATGCTGGAAAAAATGGCTAAGAAAGAGCCTGAACAGTACGCAGAATTCTGGACCGAGTTTGGTCAGGTACTGAAAGAAGGCCCGGCTGAAGACTATGCTAACCGCGAGAAAGTTGCCAAACTGCTGCGTTTTGCCACCACTGAGAGCGACAGTGCAACCCAGGATCAGAACCTGGAAGGCTATGTGTCCCGTATGAAGGAAGGTCAGGACAAGATCTACTACATCACAGCGGATACCCACAATGCAGCTGCCAACAGCCCGCATCTGGAAGTGTTCCGTAAGAAGGGGGTCGAAGTCCTGCTACTGTCCGATCGTGTAGACGAGTGGCTGATGTCCCATATGCAGGAATTCGACGGCAAGCAATTTGCTGACATTGCCCGTGGTGATCTGGATCTGGGAACCCTGGACAACGAAGATGATAAGAAAGCCCTGGAAGAGAGCGCTAAAGAAAAGGAAGACCTGCTCAAGCGTATTAAAGATGCCCTGGGCGACAGTGTTGAAGAAGTACGTGTTACCCACCGTCTGACCGATTCTCCAGCCTGTCTGGTGGTTGGGCAGTTCGATATGGGTGCCCAGATGCGTCGTATTATGGAAGCGGCAGGTCAGGCTGTGCCAGAAAGCAAGCCGATCTTCGAGATCAACCCTGAGCACCCACTGATTACCCGTCTGGATCAGGAAAGCGATGAAGATCGTTTTGTTGACCTGAGCAAGGTGGTGTTCGATCAGGCGAGCCTGGCAGCTGGTGGGCAGCTGGATGATCCGGCTTCATATGTGCAGCGTCTGAACAAGCTGCTGCTGGAAATGGCTGAGTAA
- a CDS encoding class II glutamine amidotransferase — MCELLGMSANTPTDICFSFSGLMQRGGRTGPHRDGWGIAFYDGPGVREFRDPYPSCDSEIAKLVRNYPIKSEIVISHIRQANAGRVCLENTHPFIRELWGRNWTFAHNGQLKGIKKQPLTHYLPIGTTDSEHAFCWLMDAIRERFPKPPRRASTLHRFIQKQCDELRKMGVFNMLLTDSRHLYCYCSTKLSWITRKAPFDQACLKDAELTVDFEKETTQTDIVTVVATEPLTTNEQWNRMAVGELIVFHKGEVA, encoded by the coding sequence ATGTGTGAACTGCTGGGCATGAGTGCCAACACCCCGACTGATATCTGCTTCAGCTTTTCCGGACTAATGCAACGGGGCGGGCGAACCGGGCCTCATCGCGATGGCTGGGGCATTGCTTTTTATGATGGTCCCGGGGTCAGAGAATTCCGAGACCCCTACCCCAGCTGTGATTCTGAAATTGCAAAGCTTGTGCGAAACTATCCGATCAAAAGTGAGATTGTTATCAGCCACATTCGTCAGGCTAATGCCGGAAGGGTCTGTCTGGAAAATACACACCCTTTTATACGGGAGCTATGGGGACGAAACTGGACCTTTGCTCACAACGGTCAGTTAAAAGGTATCAAAAAGCAACCCCTTACCCATTACTTACCCATAGGCACGACAGACAGTGAGCATGCGTTCTGCTGGCTGATGGACGCCATTCGCGAACGTTTTCCCAAACCTCCCAGACGCGCCAGCACTCTGCACCGTTTTATCCAGAAGCAGTGTGATGAACTTAGGAAAATGGGGGTGTTCAATATGCTGCTGACAGACTCCAGGCACCTGTACTGTTACTGCAGCACCAAGTTGAGCTGGATTACACGCAAGGCACCTTTTGATCAGGCCTGCCTGAAGGATGCGGAACTGACCGTCGACTTCGAAAAAGAGACCACACAAACCGATATTGTGACCGTGGTTGCCACAGAGCCACTAACCACCAACGAACAGTGGAACAGGATGGCAGTGGGCGAGCTGATAGTCTTTCATAAGGGGGAGGTTGCCTGA
- the metH gene encoding methionine synthase, with product MPQLSEQRIQEAQERARLLQERLQQQILILDGAMGTMIQGYRLEEDDYRGERFASHHCDVKGNNDLLCLTRPDIIQDIHQSYLDAGADILETNTFNATTIAMADYEMEGLVPEINREAARLARAVADAETAKNPDKPRFVAGILGPTNRTASISPDVNNPGYRNVSFETLTTAYRQAAIDLLEGGADILMIETIFDTLNAKAAIYAVKDLFDELGFELPIMISGTITDASGRTLSGQTTEAFWNSVAHANPLSVGLNCALGAKELRPYLEDLSNIADTFVSAHPNAGLPNAFGEYDQTPEQMADIVAEFAQSGLINIIGGCCGSTPDHIAAIAQKMSSIPQRKVPVITKACRLSGLEPFNIAEDSLFVNVGERCNVTGSARFKRLIVEEDYDTALDVARQQVENGAQVIDINMDEGMLDARQAMVTFLNLIASEPDISRVPIMVDSSKWEIIEAGLQCIQGKGIVNSISLKEGEELFRHHARLCRNYGAAVVVMAFDEAGQADTEARKIEICQRSYDILVNDIGFPPEDIIFDPNIFAVATGIEEHNNYAVDFINATRFIRDHLPHAMVSGGVSNVSFSFRGNNPVREAIHAVFLYHAIKNGLTMGIVNAGQLAIYEDIPAELRDRVEDVVLNQTPEATDALLTIADQYRGDGTAQKQVEDLSWRELPVNKRLEHALVKGITTYIVEDTEAARQAAERPIQVIEGPLMDGMNVVGDLFGSGKMFLPQVVKSARVMKQAVAHLVPFIEEEKGDKVRSNGKILMATVKGDVHDIGKNIVGVVLACNNFEVIDLGVMVPCEKILQTAVEEQVDIIGLSGLITPSLDEMVHVASEMQRQGINLPLMIGGATTSKAHTAVKIEPEYHDDLAVYVTDASRSVGVATRLISQELKPKLVEETRAEYDKIRVRHHKRNNKRQLLTYQEALDNRFQPDWKGYQPPVPTFTGVKVFEDFPLQQLVDYIDWTPFFITWNLAGKFPAILNDDVVGEAATSLYNDARTMLDELIQQKKIRARAAIGFWPAAQTDFDDIELYSDDSRSEVLTRLHHLRQQTPKPEDKPNYALADFVAPKATGLNDYIGGFITTAGIGAEELAKAYEEAGDDYNSIMVKALADRLAEAFAECMHETVRKEFWHYAPEESLSNEQLIKEQYTGIRPAPGYPACPDHTEKATLFKLLKGEHNAQVSLTEHFAMMPAASVSGWYFSHPESKYFGLGKITPDQVASYATRKGITVEEVEKWLRPNLL from the coding sequence ATGCCGCAACTATCAGAACAACGAATTCAAGAGGCACAGGAACGTGCCAGACTGCTGCAGGAACGACTGCAACAACAGATTTTAATTCTGGACGGTGCCATGGGTACCATGATCCAGGGTTACCGGCTGGAAGAGGACGACTACCGGGGTGAGCGTTTTGCCAGCCACCACTGCGATGTGAAAGGCAATAACGACCTGTTGTGCCTGACCCGACCAGACATCATTCAGGACATACATCAGTCCTATCTGGATGCCGGTGCCGATATCCTGGAAACCAATACCTTCAATGCCACCACCATTGCCATGGCAGACTATGAAATGGAAGGTCTGGTTCCGGAAATTAACCGTGAAGCAGCCAGGCTGGCCAGGGCAGTGGCTGACGCAGAAACCGCAAAAAATCCGGACAAGCCTCGCTTTGTTGCGGGCATTCTGGGACCCACCAACCGTACCGCGTCTATTTCACCAGACGTAAACAACCCCGGCTATCGCAACGTCAGCTTTGAAACGCTGACCACCGCTTACCGTCAGGCAGCCATCGACTTGCTCGAAGGCGGTGCGGATATCCTGATGATCGAAACCATTTTCGATACGCTCAATGCCAAAGCCGCCATTTACGCCGTTAAAGACCTGTTCGATGAGCTGGGTTTTGAACTGCCCATTATGATTTCCGGCACCATTACCGATGCGTCCGGGCGCACCCTGTCAGGTCAAACGACAGAAGCCTTCTGGAACTCAGTGGCGCATGCTAACCCGCTATCGGTGGGGCTGAACTGCGCCCTGGGCGCTAAAGAACTCCGCCCTTACCTGGAAGACCTGTCAAACATTGCCGACACTTTCGTCAGCGCCCACCCCAACGCCGGTTTGCCCAACGCCTTTGGTGAGTACGACCAGACACCGGAACAGATGGCAGACATTGTTGCTGAATTTGCACAATCCGGACTGATCAATATCATTGGTGGCTGCTGCGGCAGTACGCCTGACCATATTGCCGCCATTGCTCAAAAGATGTCGTCTATTCCACAACGAAAAGTGCCGGTTATCACCAAAGCCTGTCGCCTGAGTGGACTGGAGCCGTTCAATATTGCTGAAGATTCATTGTTTGTAAACGTCGGCGAACGTTGCAATGTGACTGGTTCTGCCCGCTTCAAGCGCCTGATTGTGGAAGAAGATTATGACACGGCACTGGACGTAGCCCGCCAACAGGTGGAAAACGGCGCTCAGGTCATTGATATCAATATGGACGAAGGCATGCTGGATGCCCGGCAGGCCATGGTCACCTTCCTGAACCTGATTGCTTCAGAACCGGATATCTCCCGCGTGCCGATTATGGTGGACTCTTCCAAATGGGAGATCATTGAAGCCGGCCTGCAATGCATTCAGGGCAAAGGCATCGTTAACTCCATCAGCCTGAAAGAAGGTGAAGAGCTGTTCCGTCACCATGCCAGACTCTGCCGGAATTACGGTGCTGCGGTGGTGGTGATGGCGTTTGATGAAGCGGGTCAGGCCGACACCGAAGCCCGCAAGATTGAAATCTGCCAGCGCTCATACGATATCCTGGTGAACGACATTGGTTTCCCACCGGAAGATATTATCTTTGACCCGAATATCTTCGCCGTCGCCACCGGCATTGAAGAACACAATAACTACGCCGTTGACTTTATCAACGCCACCCGCTTTATTCGCGACCACCTGCCCCACGCCATGGTGTCCGGCGGCGTCAGTAACGTCTCCTTCTCATTCCGTGGTAATAACCCGGTTCGTGAAGCCATTCATGCCGTTTTTCTGTATCACGCCATTAAAAATGGCCTGACCATGGGCATTGTCAACGCGGGGCAGCTGGCGATCTATGAAGACATTCCTGCCGAACTGCGTGACCGGGTAGAAGACGTCGTACTGAACCAGACTCCGGAAGCTACCGACGCACTGCTGACCATTGCCGACCAGTATCGTGGCGACGGAACGGCACAGAAGCAGGTGGAAGATTTAAGCTGGCGGGAGCTGCCCGTTAATAAACGACTTGAACATGCGCTGGTTAAAGGCATCACCACCTATATTGTCGAAGATACGGAAGCTGCCCGGCAGGCAGCGGAACGCCCCATACAGGTCATCGAAGGTCCATTAATGGACGGCATGAACGTGGTGGGTGACCTGTTTGGTTCCGGTAAAATGTTTCTGCCCCAGGTGGTAAAAAGCGCCCGGGTGATGAAACAGGCTGTCGCTCATCTGGTGCCGTTTATTGAGGAAGAAAAAGGCGACAAGGTTCGTTCTAATGGCAAGATCCTGATGGCAACGGTCAAAGGCGATGTCCATGATATCGGCAAAAATATTGTTGGCGTGGTGTTGGCCTGTAATAACTTTGAAGTGATTGACCTGGGCGTTATGGTTCCCTGCGAGAAAATCCTGCAAACGGCTGTTGAGGAGCAGGTCGATATCATCGGCCTGAGCGGGCTGATCACTCCTTCCCTCGATGAAATGGTCCATGTCGCCAGTGAAATGCAGCGTCAGGGCATCAATCTGCCGCTGATGATTGGTGGTGCCACTACGTCTAAAGCGCATACAGCGGTTAAAATCGAACCGGAATATCACGATGACCTTGCCGTCTATGTAACAGACGCCTCCCGCAGTGTCGGGGTAGCTACCCGGCTGATCAGCCAGGAACTGAAGCCCAAGCTGGTAGAAGAAACCCGTGCCGAATACGACAAAATCAGGGTTCGCCATCATAAGCGTAACAATAAACGTCAGCTGTTGACCTATCAGGAAGCCCTTGATAATCGCTTTCAACCAGACTGGAAGGGTTACCAACCACCGGTTCCCACTTTTACAGGTGTAAAAGTGTTTGAGGACTTCCCACTGCAACAGCTGGTTGACTACATTGACTGGACACCGTTCTTTATCACCTGGAACCTTGCGGGCAAGTTCCCCGCCATTCTGAATGACGACGTCGTGGGCGAAGCTGCCACCAGTTTATACAACGATGCCCGAACCATGCTGGATGAACTGATTCAGCAGAAAAAAATCAGGGCTCGTGCCGCCATCGGTTTCTGGCCAGCTGCACAAACGGATTTTGATGATATTGAGTTGTACAGCGATGATTCCCGCTCAGAGGTGCTGACCCGTCTGCACCACCTGCGCCAGCAGACACCCAAACCTGAAGATAAGCCTAATTACGCCCTGGCAGACTTTGTTGCACCAAAAGCAACGGGACTGAACGATTACATAGGTGGCTTTATCACCACGGCCGGTATCGGTGCGGAAGAACTGGCAAAAGCCTATGAAGAGGCCGGTGACGATTACAACAGCATTATGGTCAAAGCACTGGCCGACCGGCTGGCAGAAGCCTTTGCCGAGTGCATGCATGAGACAGTGCGGAAAGAGTTCTGGCACTATGCTCCAGAAGAGTCTCTGAGTAATGAGCAGCTCATCAAAGAGCAGTACACCGGCATTCGCCCTGCCCCCGGTTATCCCGCCTGTCCTGACCACACTGAAAAAGCTACATTATTCAAACTGCTGAAGGGTGAACATAACGCACAGGTGTCGCTCACCGAGCATTTCGCGATGATGCCCGCCGCCAGTGTCAGTGGCTGGTATTTCTCACACCCGGAATCCAAATACTTTGGACTCGGCAAAATCACGCCTGATCAGGTAGCTTCCTACGCCACCCGTAAAGGCATTACTGTCGAAGAGGTTGAAAAGTGGCTCAGACCTAACCTGCTGTAA
- the nfuA gene encoding Fe-S biogenesis protein NfuA, translating to MKITFTEAAQKYLAGLLKRQNVEGIGVRLFVTQPGTPYAETCLAYCKPGEEKEGDLLLELEYFNCHVEGVSEPFLEDAEVDFSEDKLGGQLTIKAPNAKLPKVNEDSPLDQKINYFLQTEINPGLASHGGMVSLVEVDEGFAVLQFGGGCQGCSAVDLTLKDGVEKTLVERIPELKGVRDVTDHTVTDNAYFK from the coding sequence TTGAAGATTACATTTACAGAAGCCGCTCAGAAATATCTGGCAGGTCTGCTGAAACGGCAGAACGTTGAAGGCATTGGCGTTCGCCTGTTTGTGACACAGCCAGGAACACCTTATGCCGAGACCTGTCTGGCTTACTGTAAGCCTGGTGAGGAAAAAGAAGGTGACCTGCTGCTGGAGCTGGAATACTTCAACTGTCATGTTGAAGGGGTCAGCGAACCGTTTCTGGAAGACGCTGAGGTGGACTTCTCTGAAGACAAACTGGGTGGTCAGCTGACCATCAAGGCACCGAATGCCAAACTGCCTAAAGTGAATGAAGACAGTCCGCTGGACCAGAAGATTAACTACTTCCTGCAGACTGAAATCAATCCGGGCCTGGCTTCCCATGGTGGTATGGTGTCGCTGGTGGAAGTTGACGAGGGTTTTGCCGTACTGCAGTTTGGTGGTGGTTGTCAGGGTTGCAGCGCTGTTGACCTGACTCTGAAAGACGGTGTGGAAAAAACTCTGGTTGAACGCATTCCTGAGCTGAAGGGTGTGCGTGACGTGACTGACCACACGGTGACGGATAACGCTTATTTTAAATGA
- a CDS encoding multidrug effflux MFS transporter encodes MRQLNPEKHTTAVLVVLTLFAVVGPVSIDIFTPSLPAITQYFNTDYATAQWSVGIFMLGFSLSMLIVGPLSDRFGRKNTLLGGYSLYLLATIATLTTSSIHLFIAARFAQAIFGCFGTAVARTIARDYYSDKMEVKILAYISACLTIAPMAAPIAGGYIQQYAGWQYSFLVMAAFAIIAMLALTLLPEKAERNVNATTGMFKGYSAVLTDLRYMRFSVAAGVAFAGAFVFVAGAPFVLIEQLGINPKDYGFIFASAIAAYLVSATMGPKLTDRLSREQVTLLSGSTLVAGALISIASAWFSGGESVMGYVAGIVVYELGLGIFNPLCQARATEHMKNNIGTASGLIFFIEMLMATLISGAVGLLPVAGTMTLAAVTLASAAFASLCLMGTGKPVEQLTAQAA; translated from the coding sequence ATGCGTCAACTAAACCCTGAGAAACATACCACCGCCGTACTGGTCGTACTGACCCTGTTTGCTGTTGTCGGTCCGGTGTCCATTGATATATTCACACCGTCACTGCCTGCCATCACACAGTACTTCAACACGGACTATGCCACCGCTCAATGGAGTGTGGGTATTTTTATGCTGGGTTTCTCTCTGTCCATGTTGATCGTTGGCCCGCTGAGTGACCGCTTTGGCCGTAAAAATACCCTGCTGGGCGGATACTCCCTGTACCTGCTGGCCACCATTGCGACCCTGACCACCAGCAGCATTCACCTGTTTATTGCTGCCCGTTTTGCCCAGGCAATATTCGGCTGTTTCGGTACAGCTGTTGCGCGAACCATCGCCCGTGATTATTACTCCGACAAAATGGAAGTAAAAATTCTGGCGTATATCAGTGCCTGTCTGACCATTGCCCCAATGGCAGCACCGATTGCCGGTGGTTATATCCAGCAGTACGCTGGCTGGCAGTACAGTTTCCTGGTTATGGCTGCGTTTGCGATTATCGCCATGCTGGCACTGACCCTGCTGCCGGAAAAAGCCGAGCGCAATGTTAACGCCACCACAGGTATGTTCAAAGGCTACTCCGCTGTTCTGACCGATCTGCGCTACATGCGTTTCTCGGTGGCTGCCGGTGTGGCTTTTGCCGGTGCCTTTGTCTTTGTGGCCGGTGCGCCTTTTGTACTGATCGAACAGCTGGGCATTAACCCGAAAGATTATGGCTTTATCTTTGCCTCTGCTATTGCCGCTTATCTGGTCAGCGCCACCATGGGGCCAAAGCTTACCGATCGCCTGAGCCGTGAACAGGTCACCCTGCTGTCTGGTTCTACCCTGGTGGCCGGTGCCCTGATCTCCATCGCCTCAGCGTGGTTCAGTGGTGGCGAGTCCGTCATGGGTTACGTGGCCGGTATTGTGGTCTACGAGCTGGGTCTGGGTATTTTCAACCCGTTGTGCCAGGCTCGTGCTACTGAGCATATGAAGAACAATATCGGCACCGCATCGGGCCTGATCTTCTTTATTGAAATGCTGATGGCGACCCTGATCAGTGGTGCTGTTGGCCTTCTGCCTGTTGCCGGAACCATGACCCTGGCCGCCGTAACACTGGCCTCTGCAGCTTTTGCCTCCCTGTGCCTGATGGGAACTGGCAAACCGGTTGAACAGCTGACTGCCCAGGCAGCATAA
- a CDS encoding 1,4-dihydroxy-2-naphthoyl-CoA synthase — protein MENEMVSEIFNPELWDEVEGFGFEDITYHRARHQGTVRIAFNRPECRNAFRPKTVDELYRALEHARLSSDVGVVIITGNGPSPKDGGWAFCSGGDQRIRGRDGYKYEGMPADEIDPAKLGRLHILEVQRLIRFMPKVVMAVVPGWAAGGGHSLHVVCDLTIASKEHAVFKQTDLDVASFDSGYGSAYLAKMVGQKKAREIFFLGLDYSAQDAADMGMVNKVVPHAELENVALEWAKIIGEKSPTALRMMKYGLNLTDDGMVGQQLFAGEATRLAYGTEEAQEGRDSFLEKRPKDFSRFPYHY, from the coding sequence ATGGAAAATGAAATGGTTTCTGAAATTTTCAACCCGGAATTGTGGGATGAAGTCGAAGGGTTCGGGTTTGAGGATATTACCTATCACCGGGCCAGGCATCAGGGAACGGTTCGCATCGCTTTTAACCGTCCTGAATGCCGCAATGCCTTTCGCCCTAAAACGGTTGATGAGCTGTACCGGGCCTTAGAACATGCACGACTGTCCAGTGATGTGGGGGTGGTTATTATTACCGGTAATGGTCCTTCACCGAAAGATGGTGGCTGGGCATTCTGTTCCGGTGGTGATCAGCGTATTCGTGGTCGCGATGGCTACAAATATGAGGGCATGCCCGCTGATGAAATTGATCCGGCCAAACTGGGTCGTCTGCACATTCTTGAGGTTCAGCGATTGATACGCTTTATGCCCAAAGTGGTGATGGCGGTCGTGCCTGGCTGGGCAGCAGGTGGTGGCCATAGTCTGCATGTGGTGTGCGACCTGACGATTGCTTCGAAGGAGCATGCGGTGTTTAAGCAGACTGATCTTGATGTTGCCAGCTTTGATTCCGGCTATGGCTCTGCTTATCTGGCGAAAATGGTCGGGCAGAAGAAAGCCCGTGAAATTTTCTTTCTGGGACTGGATTACTCTGCACAGGATGCAGCGGATATGGGCATGGTCAACAAAGTGGTCCCTCACGCCGAGCTGGAAAATGTAGCGCTGGAGTGGGCAAAAATCATTGGTGAAAAATCACCAACCGCTCTGCGTATGATGAAATACGGACTGAATTTGACAGACGATGGCATGGTAGGGCAGCAGCTGTTCGCCGGTGAGGCGACGCGACTGGCTTATGGCACAGAAGAAGCTCAGGAAGGTCGTGACTCTTTCCTTGAAAAACGGCCTAAGGATTTTTCCCGTTTTCCGTATCACTATTAA